The Deltaproteobacteria bacterium genomic sequence CTCAAGCAATTCCATTCAACTTCATCCAAACAGCTTTGTAATCGTCACCTGACAATCTGGAACCTGACGGTCTTACCCTGTTCCAGGTATCTGTGTCTTGCCGGTTAATCCAATCGTAAACAGATGAAGAAGGCTGGCTAAAAATTTCACCACCAACCGATTCACTATATAATTCACCCAATCGGTTAGCGATGCTTCGGGGAACATTATTTTTTCTCATTAGTACGCCTTCATCTGTGTTCACGCCATAGTGGAGATATGCCGGCAAGTTAGCCATCCGCTTTTTTTCAATTTCCGACAAACTATCCCAATCCACACCACTGGTCGGCATCTTCTGGAGAGCGGCAATACCCCAAGTGGCGGCATTGGCAACAACTTTATAAAGAGCTTTAGTTGCCATTTGAATCGCTCGCTGTGGTTCTTCTCCTGGATAAAAACTGTTTGCTATCGATGCAATATTACGACCATTGACCCAATCAATTACCAATCTGGCAATACTTGCCTGGTCCAATGGACGCCCCCCTTGGTTTAACTCCTGAATGGAGTTCCTGATTTCATAGGTATTAAGCATAATGCCTATGAGTTTTTGCATGCTTTGGTTTTGCTCAGAAAACAATTGGCTCTTATTCCAGTCTTGCGGCGTTAAACCTGAAGTAGCCAGTTTCCCTATCATTTGCCTTACAGAGACCGTAGAAAACCCTGTTTCATCGGCTCTTTTCGCATCAGCCAACGTTAAGCTTCCAGCATACTGTCTAACCTTCTCATTAAAAAAGGTCTTCTTATCCTGAGGCAATTGCCTATATCCTAAGGTTCCTTGTAGTTTCTGCTCAAGCTGGGCTAAAAAAGCTTCCTGTTGCTCTGTCTGTTTTCGTAAGTGTGAAATGTATTGGAGAATTGCCGACCATCTCTCATCACAGAAAAGCCATCTGTCAAAATCATGAGCAGCGTGACGAAGTGCAGTGTCAATTGCATTTATTAATTGTGAGTGCAGGTCATCAGATGCCTTCATGACATACTCGCCGACTTTAAGCAAATCTGAATCATTTTTTACGGCTAATCCCACCCATCCCATGTCTGTCTGTCCTGTTCTACCTACTCTTCCCGCCATGTTCCAAAAGTCCCGTACAGGCATTTCAGAGGTAAAGGGATAATTGTATGCACCCATTATAATGGCCGATACAGGGAAGTTTATGCCTTGAGCTATTGTGGTAGTTGCAGCCAATGCTTGCAGCTTTTCCTTTAGCATCAAGTCCTCAATTAAAAACTTGATGTCATCGGGCAGTGCCGAACTGTGAATCGCAATCCTACAGGTTAGAAATTTTGCCAAGGGAAAGTTTTCGCCAAGTTCGCTTTTAACCAATTTTATCAGAAGGTTAATATCCTCATCTTGCTCAAAATTATCATCGGACATTTCGTAAAGATGTTCGGCAATTATATATGTCTCTGGTGGATCAGTTGCCAAAACAATGATTGGTGAATTGATATCCAGTATAATAGATGAAACAGAAGAGGCGATCCGAACTTTAGAGGAGCAAAACTGTGATTTCGTATGTTCCGCATTTTCGAAATGTGCCAAAGGAATAGCCTCCCCGATCTCATATGTCCCTTTGTCTGTATGGAGGGTTCGAAGGCTTAAATCATAATTTCTTCCTCTTCCATCAACCTGAATAGCTCCTACAACCCTCTCATTGGGTTGCCACCAATCTAATTCAAGATTAATTACATTTCCTCGCTCCCCTGCCAACCAGTCAACAATTTCATGCGAGTTCGAAATATCTGGTGACATGAGAAGAAAATTCGCTTCTTCACAATCGTTTTTAATCGTGGCTAATAATAACTCAAGGTTCAATCCTCTAGTTTTTTCTTCAATATTATGTGCTTCATCGACCACAGTTAAAACCAATGGGCGATCCTGGGTCGTACCTAGGCCCTGCCTTACAAGAAGGTTCAGTTTTTCATAGGTAGTTACCAGTACATCAAAAGCCGTCCCATTGCCGCTTTCTTCAACCAAGTGCTGTTCAAACCCGTCCAGTTCAACCGCACCGCTGGCCTTTTCCACATCAAGCCCAATTTCCCCCAAGTCCCTGTTCAATTGTATAAAGATTTGATTAACCAAGGCTTTAGTAGGGACCACATAAGCAACCCATCCACCCTGTTGTTTGAATTGGTTTAATGCCTGAAGGATGCGGTATTCCGCAATCATCGTCTTACCACTCGATGTAGGCAGATTCACTACAATTGCCCTGTGCGCCGGATTTAGTAGTCCACCATCAATTATAGATTCCCGCTGTGGATAAAGTAACTCAAATACCCCTTTGTCTTCTTGCCTTGAGATGTATCTGTTAAATTGTGTTACCCAATTATTTACACCTCTAGTTGTATACCATATTGTATTGCGTATCAGTTTTACAGCGAGGGCCTCGAAGAACTGAAACAGCAAGCCTAAGCTGATATTACCCGATTCTTTGGCGAACCCCTTAGACAAGTCAAGGTGATAGTGGATTTGTGTTTCCGGTTCGAGTGGGCGCCCTTCAATTTGATATTGCCCAAGTATCTCAATGCTCTTTACAAAATGGTAAAGAGCAACCAATTCTGCGGCACCATAGGGTCGACTTTCCTCATTTACCTGGTTTAAAAAGCTATTCTCAAGTTCCGACTGTTCTGACCTCAGTTGATTAATCAACTGAACTGCCTGATCTATATCCTTCCAGGAGTCTTTTTTCAATAAGCCCACCAAGGCCTTAAAACTAATCGCAAGTAACCTCTGATTCCAGCCATCATTTACTACAAGCTCATCAATAATTGATGGTCTGCATTTCAAATATTGCCGGACAAAGTGCCAATGTTCTCCTAAACATCCGAAGGCAATCAATTTTATTTGTTCATAAACAAAGTATTCATTGTTTGTGTTTATAGGCAATTGGCTGGCAATATCAAAATTGATTGAACACAAAGCTTTAAACTGGGGAGTATCCCTATTTCCCCATTGTTCAATAATTTTCAGCTCGCATAGTTCCCTGGCCTTTTCAAGCTGCTGAATATCTTGCGCTGAAAGATGAACTGATTCAAATCGTTTAGAAAGCTTGCTCTTCTGAATGAGCGCACTAATCCCTCCCAACATATCGGGATATGCTTCTTCAAGATAGCTATATTTAAGTTGAATGCTCATTACTATTCCGCGCGATTCAATATTGACAGCCACTCACTTTTACTGACTGGCACGTACAATGCCAACAATTGAAGGCCAGTTGGCTCCAATACATCTTCCTTAATTCTTTCATAGCTTACGGAAACATCCCTTTCATCCGGTTCAACATCTCTCACCAAAACACCTATTAATTGATAGCCGGGATTGCCTGCATAATATGACCGGAATGCTCTATCAAAGTCT encodes the following:
- a CDS encoding DEAD/DEAH box helicase; the protein is MAVNIESRGIVMSIQLKYSYLEEAYPDMLGGISALIQKSKLSKRFESVHLSAQDIQQLEKARELCELKIIEQWGNRDTPQFKALCSINFDIASQLPINTNNEYFVYEQIKLIAFGCLGEHWHFVRQYLKCRPSIIDELVVNDGWNQRLLAISFKALVGLLKKDSWKDIDQAVQLINQLRSEQSELENSFLNQVNEESRPYGAAELVALYHFVKSIEILGQYQIEGRPLEPETQIHYHLDLSKGFAKESGNISLGLLFQFFEALAVKLIRNTIWYTTRGVNNWVTQFNRYISRQEDKGVFELLYPQRESIIDGGLLNPAHRAIVVNLPTSSGKTMIAEYRILQALNQFKQQGGWVAYVVPTKALVNQIFIQLNRDLGEIGLDVEKASGAVELDGFEQHLVEESGNGTAFDVLVTTYEKLNLLVRQGLGTTQDRPLVLTVVDEAHNIEEKTRGLNLELLLATIKNDCEEANFLLMSPDISNSHEIVDWLAGERGNVINLELDWWQPNERVVGAIQVDGRGRNYDLSLRTLHTDKGTYEIGEAIPLAHFENAEHTKSQFCSSKVRIASSVSSIILDINSPIIVLATDPPETYIIAEHLYEMSDDNFEQDEDINLLIKLVKSELGENFPLAKFLTCRIAIHSSALPDDIKFLIEDLMLKEKLQALAATTTIAQGINFPVSAIIMGAYNYPFTSEMPVRDFWNMAGRVGRTGQTDMGWVGLAVKNDSDLLKVGEYVMKASDDLHSQLINAIDTALRHAAHDFDRWLFCDERWSAILQYISHLRKQTEQQEAFLAQLEQKLQGTLGYRQLPQDKKTFFNEKVRQYAGSLTLADAKRADETGFSTVSVRQMIGKLATSGLTPQDWNKSQLFSEQNQSMQKLIGIMLNTYEIRNSIQELNQGGRPLDQASIARLVIDWVNGRNIASIANSFYPGEEPQRAIQMATKALYKVVANAATWGIAALQKMPTSGVDWDSLSEIEKKRMANLPAYLHYGVNTDEGVLMRKNNVPRSIANRLGELYSESVGGEIFSQPSSSVYDWINRQDTDTWNRVRPSGSRLSGDDYKAVWMKLNGIA